Proteins from one Podospora pseudocomata strain CBS 415.72m chromosome 4, whole genome shotgun sequence genomic window:
- the CDR1 gene encoding Multidrug resistance protein (EggNog:ENOG503NTZE; COG:Q), translating into MSFTGAGSFGNYDLTAQSTGAPLGRTTTNDQQREEVVTAGGSSPGRNENDVSRTRATSLTEVADSEAAIRNEKGNITDAADEDEEAIEEERRHSAVLALARKYTSQSHYGVEPGTNVFEAALQDENSPINPNGPNFNSKAWAKAVVSMMDGRGASFRTSGVAFQHLNVFGFGAPTDYQKDVANVWLELVGLVRKLTGNKGRRIDILRDFDGVVEKGEMLVVLGPPGSGCSTFLKTIAGDYNGIYMDENSYFNYQGMTAKEMHTHHRGEAIYTAEVDTHFPQLSVGDTLTFAARARAPRQLPPGVSKNMFAQHLRDVVMAMFGISHTVNTRVGNEYIRGVSGGERKRVTIAEAALSGAPLQCWDNSTRGLDSANAIEFCKNLKMSSDLFQSTCCVSIYQAPQSAYDLFDKALVLYEGRQIFFGKASEARQYFERLGFDCPSRQTTPDFLTSMTSPLERVVRPGWEDKAPRTPDEFAAAWKKSPEYQALQAQIEAYKASHPINGPDAEAFRASKQAQQAKSQRVKSPFTLSYMQQIQLCLWRGWKRLTGDPSLSIGALVGNTIMALIISSIFYNLQPTTDSFYQRGALLFFACLMNAFSSALEILTLYSQRPIVEKHKAYALYHPSAEAIASMLCDLPYKIANTLVFNLTLYFMTNLRREAGAFFFFLLFSFFTVLVMSMIFRTIASSTRTLSQAMVPAAAIILALVIFTGFVIPIDYMPGWCRWINYIDPLAYSFESLMVNEFHGRNFTCTQFVPNLMIPGYGDISPANRACSAIGSIAGSSVVNGDDYINSAFRYYVSHKWRNFGILLAFIAFFTTTYMLAAETVSAAKSKGEVLLFRRGHKPASFKENKGDAESGGVAVAGPVAKAAAGYQSDKESGNIQGSTSVFHWNNVCYEVKVKKETRQILNNVDGWVKPGTLTALMGVSGAGKTTLLDCLADRTSMGVITGEMLVDGLPRDASFQRKTGYVQQQDLHLQTTTVREALNFSALLRQPAHVPREEKLAYVDEVIKLLEMEEYADAIIGVPGEGLNVEQRKRLTIGVELAAKPPLLLFVDEPTSGLDSQTSWAILDLLEKLTKSGQAILCTIHQPSAMLFQRFDRLLFLAKGGRTVYFGDIGENSKTMTSYFERNGGFPCPADANPAEWMLEVIGAAPGSVTNVDWHQAWRESPEYAAVQEELQRLKAQAKPSDALATDDGSYREFAAPFGEQLRSVTHRVFQQYWRTPTYIYSKAILCLIVSLFIGFVFFKAPNTIQGLQNQMFAIFNILTVFGQLVQQTMPHFVVQRSLYEVRERPSKVYSWKVFMLSQIIVELPWNTLMAALMFVTWYYPVGLDANAAAAGQTAERGALMFLLLVAFMLFTSTFTDFIIAGFETAEAGGNIANLLFSLCLIFCGVLATPETMPRFWIFMYRVSPFTYLVSAMLSTAVANSEVVCAANELQKFAPPSGQTCFEYLDSYMEIAGGYLTNPNSTDMCSFCTIKDTNVFLAQVGANYDDRWRNFGILWAFIIFNIFAALGVYWLVRVPKKKLGAKAKKE; encoded by the exons ATGTCCTTTACTGGGGCAGGTTCCTTCGGGAACTACGACCTCACGGCGCAGAGTACCGGAGCGCCTCTTGGGCGAACGACGACAAACGACCAGcagcgggaggaggttgtgacTGCTGGGGGTTCTTCACCGGGACGGAATGAGAACGACGTGAGCAGGACGAGGGCTACGTCCCTGACTGAGGTGGCCGACAGTGAAGCCGCTATTCGCAATGAGAAGGGCAACATCACCGATGCcgccgacgaggatgaggaagccattgaggaggagcgccGCCACAGCGCCGTTCTTGCATTGGCGCGCAAGTACACTTCACAGTCGCATTACGGTGTCGAGCCCGGCACCAATGTCTTCGAAGCCGCCCTCCAAGATGAGAACTcgcccatcaaccccaatgGGCCCAATTTCAACAGCAAGGCCTGGGCAAAGGCCGTCGTGAGCATGATGGACGGCCGGGGCGCCTCTTTCCGGACCAGCGGTGTTGCTTTCCAGCACCTGAAcgtcttcggcttcggcgcGCCCACCGATTATCAGAAGGATGTTGCCAACGTCTGGCTCGAGCTCGTTGGGCTCGTCCGCAAGCTGACCGGCAACAAGGGACGTCGCATTGACATTTTGCGCGATTTCGATGGTGTGGTCGAGAAGGGAGAGATGCTTGTTGTGCTTGGTCCCCCAGGTTCCGGCTGCAGTACCTTTCTCAAGACCATTGCCGGTGACTACAACGGCATCTACATGGATGAGAACTCGTACTTCAACTACCAAG GCATGACTGCCAAGGAGATGCATACGCACCATCGTGGTGAGGCCATCTACACGGCTGAGGTCGACACACATTTCCCCCAGCTTTCAGTTGGCGACACCCTCACTTTTGCTGCCCGCGCCCGCGCGCCCCGCCAACTTCCCCCAGGAGTCTCCAAGAACATGTTTGCCCAGCACTTGAGGGATGTTGTGATGGCCATGTTCGGCATCAGCCACACAGTCAACACCCGTGTAGGTAACGAGTACATTCGCGGTGTGTCTGGTGGTGAGCGCAAGCGTGTCACCATTGCCGAGGCTGCCCTGTCCGGTGCCCCTCTTCAGTGCTGGGATAACAGCACAAGAGGTCTTGATAGCGCCAATGCCATCGAGTTCTGCAAGAACCTGAAAATGTCGAGCGACCTTTTCCAGAGCACTTGCTGCGTTTCCATCTACCAGGCTCCCCAGAGCGCATACGACCTTTTCGACAAGGCCCTCGTGCTTTACGAAGGACGTCAGATCTTCTTCGGAAAGGCCAGCGAGGCCCGTCAGTACTTCGAGAGACTCGGCTTCGATTGCCCTTCCCGCCAGACCACCCCCGATTTCTTAACTTCCATGACAAGTCCCCTGGAGCGTGTTGTGCGTCCTGGATGGGAGGACAAGGCTCCCCGCACACCCGATGAGTTCGCTGCCGCCTGGAAGAAGAGCCCCGAGTACCAGGCTCTGCAGGCCCAGATCGAAGCCTACAAGGCGTCGCATCCCATCAACGGTCCCGATGCTGAAGCTTTCCGTGCGTCCAAGCAAGCCCAGCAGGCCAAGAGCCAGCGTGTCAAGTCgcccttcaccctctcctaCATGCAGCAGATTCAGCTGTGCctctggagaggttggaagCGCCTGACCGGTGATCCTAGTCTGAGCATTGGTGCTCTGGTTGGAAACACCATCATGgctctcatcatctccagtATCTTCTacaacctccaacccacAACGGACAGCTTCTACCAGCGTGGCGCTTTGCTCTTCTTCGCTTGTCTTATGAACGCCTTCTCCAGTGCTCTCGAAATTCTCACTCTCTACTCGCAACGTCCCATTGTCGAAAAACACAAGGCCTACGCTCTTTACCACCCATCTGCTGAAGCCATCGCCTCGATGCTGTGCGATTTGCCATACAAGAttgccaacaccctcgtctTTAACCTGACCTTGTACTTCATGACGAATCTGCGTCGGGAAGCGGGcgctttcttctttttcctgcTGTTCTCGTTCTTCACTGTCCTGGTCATGTCCATGATCTTCCGGACAATTGCCAGCTCCACAAGAACGCTCTCGCAGGCCATGgttcccgccgccgccatcattCTCGCCTTGGTCATCTTCACTGGTTTCGTCATCCCCATCGACTACATGCCTGGATGGTGCCGCTGGATCAACTACATCGATCCCCTGGCCTATTCCTTCGAATCTCTCATGGTCAACGAATTCCACGGTCGCAATTTCACTTGCACCCAGTTTGTGCCTAACCTCATGATTCCTGGTTATGGTGACATTAGCCCGGCCAACCGCGCTTGCTCCGCCATCGGTTCCATTGCTGGCTCATCTGTTGTCAATGGCGACGACTACATCAACTCGGCTTTCAGGTACTACGTGTCTCATAAGTGGCGCAACTTTGGTATCTTGCTCGCCTTCATCGCctttttcaccaccacctacatGCTTGCGGCTGAGACAGTCTCTGCTGCCAAGAGCAAGGGTGAGGTCTTGCTCTTCCGTCGCGGCCACAAGCCTGCGTCCTTCAAGGAGAACAAGGGTGATGCCGAATCTGGCGGTGTCGCTGTTGCTGGACCTGTTGCTAAGGCGGCTGCTGGGTACCAGTCCGATAAGGAGAGTGGCAACATCCAGGGCTCGACTAGTGTTTTCCATTGGAACAACGTCTGCTacgaggtcaaggtcaagaaggagacTCGCCAGATCCTGAACAATGTGGACGGATGGGTGAAGCCCGGTACCCTCACGGCTCTCATGGGCGTCTCTGGCGCTGGCAAGACCACTCTTCTCGACTGCTTGGCTGACCGAACCTCCATGGGTGTTATCACGGGAGAAATGCTTGTTGATGGCCTTCCCAGAGACGCTTCTTTCCAGCGCAAGACCGGCTATGTTCAGCAACAGgatcttcatcttcaaacTACCACCGTTCGCGAGGCCTTGAACTTTAGCGCTCTCCTTCGTCAACCCGCGCACGTCCCCCGCGAAGAGAAGCTCGCTTATGTTGATGAGGTTATCAAGCTTTTGGAAATGGAGGAATACGCTGACGCCATCATCGGTGTCCCTGGCGAAGGTCTCAACGTTGAACAGCGCAAGCGTCTTACTATCGGTGTCGAACTTGCTGCCAAGCCCCCTCTGCTCCTCTTCGTTGATGAGCCTACCTCCGGTCTCGACAGTCAAACATCTTGGGCCATTTTGGAtcttctcgagaagctcaccAAGAGCGGACAAGCCATTCTCTGCACCATTCATCAGCCCTCGGCCATGCTCTTCCAGCGCTTCGACAGACTCTTGTTTCTGGCCAAGGGTGGCAGGACTGTGTACTTTGGCGATATCGGCGAAAACTCCAAGACCATGACTTCCTACTTTGAGCGCAATGGTGGTTTCCCTTGCCCTGCTGACGCCAACCCCGCTGAGTGGATGTTGGAGGTTATCGGTGCTGCCCCTGGAAGTGTTACCAATGTCGACTGGCACCAGGCCTGGCGCGAGAGTCCCGAGTATGCTGCCGTCCAGGAAGAGCTTCAGCGTCTCAAGGCCCAGGCCAAGCCCTCTGATGCCCTCGCCACCGACGATGGAAGTTATCGTGAGTTCGCTGCTCCCTTCGGCGAGCAACTCCGCAGTGTCACCCATCGTGTCTTCCAGCAATACTGGCGCACTCCCACCTACATTTACTCCAAGGCCATTCTCTGCCTCATCGTCTCGCTCTTCATCGGCTTCGTTTTTTTCAAAgctcccaacaccatccaggGTCTCCAGAACCAGATGtttgccatcttcaacatTCTCACCGTCTTCGGCCAGCTCGTACAGCAGACTATGCCTCACTTCGTCGTCCAACGCTCCTTGTATGAGGTCCGCGAGCGTCCCTCCAAAGTCTACAGCTGGAAGGTCTTTATGCTCTCGCAGATCATTGTTGAGCTGCCCTGGAACACCCTCATGGCCGCTCTGATGTTCGTCACCTGGTACTACCCCGTCGGGCTTGATGCAaacgctgccgccgccggccagaCTGCCGAGCGTGGCGCTCTCATGTTCCTGCTTCTGGTCGCCTTCATGCTgttcacctccaccttcactGATTTCATCATTGCTGGTTTTGAGACGGCCGAAGCAGGCGGCAACATCGCCAACTTGCTCTTCAGTTTGTGCTTGATCTTCTGCGGTGTCCTGGCTACCCCTGAAACCATGCCCAGATTCTGGATCTTCATGTATCGCGTCAGTCCCTTCACGTACCTTGTCAGCGCCATGCTGTCCACCGCTGTCGCCAACTCCGAAGTCGTCTGCGCTGCCAATGAGTTGCAGAAGTTTGCGCCCCCCTCGGGTCAAACTTGCTTCGAGTACCTCGACTCCTACATGGAGATTGCCGGTGGTTatctcaccaaccccaacagcacCGACATGTGCTCATTCTGCACCATCAAAGACACCAACGTGTTCCTTGCTCAGGTCGGCGCCAACTATGACGACAGATGGCGCAACTTTGG TATCCTCTGggccttcatcatcttcaacatcTTCGCTGCTCTCGGTGTATACTGGCTCGTCCGTGtacccaagaagaagctcggtgccaaggcgaagaaggagtAG
- a CDS encoding hypothetical protein (EggNog:ENOG503NUW7; COG:M; BUSCO:EOG09263DQH) translates to MGASLGSGSSGAAVPSQHQAYDSKSNMLDEHLLTPAAINSIEVHGASNTRRSILDRIFKPLVEGPENLSSTLGESLERVGAATRRLSRFDIFKEDGFGAFISEANRPDAPPNRTELDIAINVKEKSRLVFTAGTDFGNAEGSAYTNGVFRNIFGGAETFSINASTGTRTRSAYNASFSTPLNANPDIRLALDALRSSTQKPWASHDEHLTGGSLKLSWLSDSNATHTVTYNGVWRQLTGLAPKASPTVRADAGDSVKSSIGHTYTLDRRDNPMLPQSGYLLKTTSELAGWGPLSGDVAFAKTELETSGAIPLSLPDPQAKSGVSIGGGVRVGLLYPLALGYNPAAPACPSRINDRFQLGGPADVRGFKLGGLGPHDGADSVGGDVFAAGSVNMMFPLPRLGADSPLRFQLFANGGRMVALQKKVATGENGRVLAMEPRKVFEGVASAVGQLGNGLPSVAAGFGLVYAHPMARFELNFSLPLVLRRGEEGRKGLQVGVGINFL, encoded by the exons ATGGGAGCCTCTCTCGGCTCCGGCAGCAGCGGT GCCGCCGTTCCTTCACAACACCAGGCCTACGATAGCAAATCGAACATG CTCGATGAGCACCTTCTCACCCCTGCTGCTATCAACTCCATTGAAGTGCACGGCGCCTCAAACACACGCCGGTCTATTCTCGATCGTATATTCAAGCCTCTTGTGGAGGGCCCCGAAAACTTATCCTCGACCCTCGGCGAGAGCTTGGAGCGTGTTGGTGCCGCTACCCGGCGGCTCTCCCGTTTTG ATATCTTCAAAGAGGACGGTTTCGGGGCATTCATTTCCGAGGCCAACCGGCCTGATGCTCCTCCCAACAGGACAGAGCTGGACATTGCCATTAACGTCAAGGAGAAGTCCAGACTAGTATTCACCGCCGGCACCGACTTTGGCAATGCAGAAGGCTCCGCTTATACCAATGGTGTATTCCGAAACATCTTTGGTGGTGCCGAGACTTTTTCCATCAACGCCAGTACCGGCACACGCACCAGATCAGCCTACAACGCCAGCTTTTCCACCCCATTAAACGCCAACCCAGACATACGGCTGGCCTTGGACGCCCTCCGCTCATCAACACAAAAGCCGTGGGCATCCCATGACGAACACCTCACAGGTGGCAGCCTTAAGCTCTCATGGTTGAGCGACAGCAACGCTACCCACACCGTCACGTACAACGGGGTATGGAGACAGTTGACCGGCCTGGCCCCCAAGGCTTCCCCCACCGTTCGGGCCGACGCAGGTGACTCCGTCAAGTCCTCAATAGGCCACACATACACTCTCGACCGCCGAGACAACCCCATGCTCCCCCAAAGCGGCTATCTCCTCAAGACCACCTCCGAGCTCGCCGGCTGGGGACCCCTAAGCGGTGATGTGGCCTTTGCCAAAACCGAGCTCGAAACGTCCGGTGCTATACCATTATCCCTCCCCGACCCGCAGGCCAAATCAGGTGTTTCCATCGGCGGGGGTGTCCGTGTTGGTCTTCTCTACCCCCTGGCACTGGGCTACAACCCTGCCGCTCCAGCTTGTCCAAGCCGCATCAACGACCGGTTCCAACTTGGCGGCCCTGCTGACGTCCGCGGATTCAAGCTCGGCGGTCTCGGCCCCCATGACGGCGCTGATTCCGTCGGTGGTGACGTTTTCGCTGCTGGGAGCGTGAACATGAtgtttcctcttcctcgtctggGTGCGGACTCGCCGTTGAGATTCCAGCTCTTTGCCAATGGTGGCCGAATGGTGGCGCTTCAAAAGAAGGTGGCCACAGGGGAAAATGGGCGGGTGTTGGCCATGGAGCCAAGGAAGGTGTTTGAAGGTGTGGCCTCTGCTGTTGGGCAGCTTGGGAACGGGCTGCCGAGTGTggctgctgggtttgggCTGGTGTATGCCCATCCTATGGCAAGATTTGAGCTCAACTTTAGCCTGCCGCTTGTGCTaaggagaggggaggaggggagaaagGGACTgcaggttggtgttggtatCAACTTTCTTTAA
- the UBC6 gene encoding Ubiquitin-conjugating enzyme E2 6 (COG:O; EggNog:ENOG503NVE0), producing the protein MASRAAHKRLTREYKSISENPPPYIQAHPSETNILEWHYVITGPEDTPYHGGQYWGTLIFPPNYPFAPPAIRMHTPSGRFQPSSRLCLSISDFHPRSFNPAWEVSTILIGLLSFMTSEEMTTGSVSATEAERRMYAARSRWWNSTGGGSHLKRDSKAGKGNIKAGDGGLKFKSEWPEIDAENWAWMRENKIDTATGMKMVEANPASCGPQLGIATGSGHQAHAVVDAVIQQREAGQGWLRNNKMLVVGGIIFIYVLIARLLGEGTL; encoded by the exons ATGGCCAGTCGTGCAGCGCACAAGCGC TTAACGCGCGAATACAAGAGCATCTCTGAAAACCCACCTCCGTACATCCAAGCCCACCCCTCGGAAACCAATATCCTGGA GTGGCACTATGTTATTACCGGTCCTGAGGACACCCCCTACCATGGCGGCCAGTACTGGGGAACCCTGATTTTCCCTCCCAACTACCCCTTCGCCCCACCAGCGATCCGTATGCACACCCCCTCCGGCCGGTTCCAACCGTCAAGCCGTCTCTGTCTTTCCATCTCGGATTTCCACCCACGATCATTCAATCCGGCCTGGGAGGTATCGACCATTCTGATCGGCCTGCTTTCGTTCATGACATCAGAGGAGATGACCACTGGGTCGGTGTCGGCtaccgaggccgagaggaGGATGTATGCCGCGCGATCTCGGTGGTGGAACTCGACAGGGGGCGGCTCGCACTTGAAAAGAGACAGCAAGGCTGGTAAAGGCAACATCAAGGCCGGGGATGGCGGTCTCAAGTTCAAGTCGGAATGGCCAGAAATTGACGCTGAAAACTGGGCGTGGATGCGAGAAAACAAGATTGATACGGCTAcggggatgaagatggttgAGGCGAACCCTGCTTCTTGTGGGCCCCAGCTCGGTATTGCTACCGGGAGCGGCCACCAAGCCcatgcggtggtggatgctgTCATTCAGCAACGAGAAGCAGGGCAAGGTTGGCttcgcaacaacaagatgctggtggttggaggCATCATCTTTATTTATGTTCTGATTGCACGGCTACTAGGTGAGGGCACTCTATGA